Proteins from one Streptomyces genisteinicus genomic window:
- a CDS encoding DUF6114 domain-containing protein produces MSAETSAAQGRDEHFLRVFRRSFRTWRGQRPFWAGLFTMLGGLPIAYLPYADLRLGNITLAMATTAGAGSLIIGVLLVTLGLTMWFQAPVRVFSGIAAIVLALISIPVANIGGFLIGFLCALLGGALAISWAPGKAASETAGKAAAVEQTAATDRMDEPHRMDEPHRMDEPHRTDEPTVPAPRADDVYDPNLTETTAHADGGRNSAG; encoded by the coding sequence ATGAGCGCCGAGACTTCAGCAGCACAGGGGCGGGACGAGCACTTCCTGCGCGTATTCCGGCGGAGTTTCCGCACCTGGCGGGGGCAGCGGCCGTTCTGGGCGGGTCTGTTCACCATGCTGGGCGGGCTGCCGATCGCCTACCTGCCGTACGCGGACCTCCGCCTCGGCAACATCACCCTCGCGATGGCCACCACGGCCGGCGCCGGGTCCCTCATCATCGGCGTCCTCCTGGTCACGCTCGGCCTCACCATGTGGTTCCAGGCGCCTGTCCGGGTCTTCTCGGGCATCGCCGCGATCGTCCTCGCCCTGATCTCCATCCCGGTGGCCAACATCGGCGGCTTTCTGATCGGTTTCCTGTGCGCCCTGCTGGGCGGCGCCCTCGCCATCTCCTGGGCTCCGGGCAAGGCGGCCTCCGAGACGGCCGGCAAGGCGGCCGCCGTCGAGCAGACGGCCGCCACGGACCGGATGGACGAGCCGCACCGCATGGACGAGCCGCACCGCATGGACGAGCCGCACCGCACGGACGAGCCGACCGTGCCGGCACCGCGCGCCGACGACGTGTACGACCCGAACCTGACCGAAACGACTGCCCACGCCGACGGCGGGAGGAACAGTGCGGGGTGA
- a CDS encoding DUF6230 family protein → MESVARGGTRWKRFALVMVPSVAATAAIGIGLAQGALAASFSISGQEFKVKADSLAGTNFVQYGSVASGKTLDGKDFAAPVAVSGFKSATITNMCQSVVTPEVPFIGNVSLELRAGTDPKKPVEASNLYLDVSELKADAEFGNIDIGVAAGSLAKKDGDPGIQPGTKANPYGFGQRADTAKLTGVEQKAWATTAGTFKLSGLSLKLHKGVKECF, encoded by the coding sequence ATGGAGTCTGTGGCTCGTGGCGGAACCAGATGGAAGCGGTTCGCCCTTGTCATGGTGCCGAGTGTGGCCGCGACGGCCGCGATAGGCATCGGCCTGGCCCAGGGTGCGCTCGCCGCGTCCTTCAGCATTTCCGGCCAGGAATTCAAGGTCAAGGCGGACAGCCTGGCCGGTACCAACTTCGTGCAGTACGGCAGCGTCGCGTCCGGCAAGACCCTGGACGGCAAGGACTTCGCCGCTCCGGTGGCCGTGTCCGGCTTCAAGAGCGCCACCATCACGAACATGTGCCAGTCGGTCGTCACGCCCGAGGTCCCGTTCATCGGCAACGTCAGCCTTGAGCTGCGTGCCGGTACGGACCCGAAGAAGCCGGTCGAGGCGTCCAACCTGTACCTGGACGTCTCCGAGCTCAAGGCGGACGCCGAGTTCGGCAACATCGACATCGGTGTGGCCGCCGGCTCGCTGGCCAAGAAGGACGGCGACCCGGGCATCCAGCCCGGCACCAAGGCCAACCCGTACGGTTTCGGTCAGCGTGCCGACACCGCGAAGCTGACCGGCGTCGAGCAGAAGGCGTGGGCGACCACCGCCGGCACCTTCAAGCTCAGCGGCCTGTCGCTGAAGCTCCACAAGGGCGTCAAGGAGTGCTTTTAA
- a CDS encoding acetate kinase: MTATRVLVLNSGSSSLKYQLLDMRDASRLATGLVERIGEATSRLVHTPLAAGAGPRERTGPIADHDAALKAVADELAHDGLGLDSPELAAIGHRVVHGGLRFTEPTVVTDEVLTEIERLIPVAPLHNPANLTGIRTARALRPELPQVAVFDTAFHTTMPEAAARYAIDVETADAHRIRRYGFHGTSHAYVSRRAARLLGRDPSEVNVIVLHLGNGASASAVSGGRCVETSMGLTPLEGLVMGTRSGDVDPAVTFHLMRVAGMSADEVDVLLNKRSGLVGLCGDNDMREIRRRVDEGDERAALAFDVYVHRLKKYIGAYYAVLGRVDAVVFTAGVGENAAPVRSAALAGLEGLGLAVDAELNAVRSAEARLISPAGSRVAVAVVPTDEELEIARQTHELVEKANARK; encoded by the coding sequence GACGCCTCGCGGCTGGCGACCGGGCTGGTCGAGCGGATCGGGGAGGCCACGTCCCGGCTGGTCCACACACCGCTCGCCGCCGGAGCCGGGCCGCGCGAGCGGACCGGGCCGATCGCCGACCACGACGCCGCGCTCAAGGCCGTGGCGGACGAGCTGGCGCACGACGGACTCGGCCTTGACTCCCCCGAACTGGCCGCGATCGGGCACCGGGTGGTGCACGGCGGGCTGCGCTTCACCGAGCCGACGGTGGTCACGGACGAGGTGCTCACCGAGATCGAACGGCTGATCCCGGTCGCCCCGCTGCACAACCCGGCGAACCTCACGGGCATCCGCACGGCACGGGCGCTGCGGCCCGAGCTGCCGCAGGTGGCCGTCTTCGACACCGCCTTCCACACGACGATGCCGGAGGCCGCGGCCCGCTACGCCATCGACGTGGAGACCGCCGACGCGCACCGCATCCGGCGCTACGGCTTCCACGGCACCTCGCACGCCTACGTGTCGCGCCGGGCGGCGCGGCTGCTCGGCAGGGACCCGTCGGAGGTGAACGTCATCGTGCTGCACCTCGGCAACGGGGCGTCCGCCTCGGCGGTGTCGGGCGGGCGGTGCGTGGAGACCTCGATGGGCCTCACCCCCTTGGAAGGGCTGGTGATGGGTACCCGCTCCGGCGACGTCGATCCGGCCGTCACCTTCCACCTGATGCGGGTGGCGGGCATGTCGGCCGACGAGGTCGACGTCCTGCTGAACAAGCGGAGCGGACTGGTGGGACTGTGCGGCGACAACGACATGCGGGAGATCCGCCGGCGCGTCGACGAGGGCGACGAGCGGGCGGCGCTGGCGTTCGACGTCTACGTCCACCGGCTGAAGAAGTACATCGGGGCCTACTACGCCGTGCTCGGCAGGGTGGACGCGGTGGTGTTCACGGCCGGCGTCGGCGAGAACGCGGCACCGGTGCGCAGCGCGGCGCTCGCCGGGCTGGAGGGGCTGGGACTGGCCGTCGACGCGGAGCTCAACGCCGTGCGCTCCGCAGAGGCCCGCCTGATCTCCCCCGCCGGCTCCCGGGTCGCGGTGGCGGTCGTGCCCACCGACGAGGAACTGGAGATCGCCCGCCAGACCCATGAATTGGTGGAAAAGGCGAACGCCCGGAAGTGA
- a CDS encoding acyl-CoA mutase large subunit family protein — MDADAIEEGRRRWQARYDKARKRDADFTTLSGDEVEPVYGPRPGDHYEGFERIGWPGEYPYTRGLHATGYRGRTWTIRQFAGFGNAEQTNERYKMILAAGGGGLSVAFDMPTLMGRDSDDPRALGEVGHCGVAIDSAADMEVLFKDIPLGDVTTSMTISGPAVPVFCMYLVAAERQGVDPAVLNGTLQTDIFKEYIAQKEWLFQPEPHLRLIGDLMEHCAQGIPAYKPLSVSGYHIREAGATAAQELAYTLADGFGYVELGLSRGLDVDTFAPGLSFFFDAHLDFFEEIAKFRAARRIWARWMKEVYGAKTDKAQWLRFHTQTAGVSLTAQQPYNNVVRTAVEALSAVLGGTNSLHTNALDETLALPSEQAAEIALRTQQVLMEETGVANVADPLGGSWYVEQLTDRIEADAEKIFDRIKERGLRAHPDGKHPIGPVTSGILRGIEDGWFTGEIAESAFRYQQALEKGEKKVVGVNTATGSVTGDLEILRVSHEVEREQVRVLGDRKAGRDDARVRSALDAMLAAARDGSNMIGPMLEAVRAEATLGEICGVLRDEWGVYTEPAGF, encoded by the coding sequence ATGGACGCTGACGCGATCGAGGAAGGCCGCCGACGCTGGCAGGCCCGTTACGACAAGGCCCGCAAGCGGGACGCCGACTTCACCACGCTCTCCGGGGACGAGGTGGAGCCGGTCTACGGCCCGCGCCCCGGGGACCACTACGAGGGCTTCGAGCGCATCGGCTGGCCCGGCGAGTACCCGTACACCCGTGGCCTGCACGCCACCGGCTACCGGGGCCGGACGTGGACGATCCGCCAGTTCGCCGGCTTCGGCAACGCCGAGCAGACCAACGAGCGCTACAAGATGATCCTCGCCGCCGGCGGCGGCGGGCTCTCGGTCGCCTTCGACATGCCCACCCTCATGGGCCGCGACTCCGACGACCCGCGCGCGCTCGGCGAGGTCGGCCACTGCGGCGTCGCCATCGACTCCGCCGCGGACATGGAGGTCCTCTTCAAGGACATCCCCCTCGGCGACGTCACGACCTCCATGACCATCTCCGGTCCGGCCGTCCCCGTCTTCTGCATGTACCTGGTCGCCGCCGAGCGGCAGGGCGTCGACCCCGCCGTGCTCAACGGCACCCTCCAGACCGACATCTTCAAGGAGTACATCGCGCAGAAGGAGTGGCTCTTCCAGCCCGAGCCGCACCTGCGCCTGATCGGCGACCTGATGGAGCACTGCGCGCAGGGCATCCCCGCGTACAAGCCGCTCTCGGTCTCCGGCTACCACATCCGCGAGGCCGGGGCGACGGCCGCGCAGGAGCTCGCGTACACGCTCGCCGACGGCTTCGGCTACGTCGAGCTCGGGCTCTCCCGCGGTCTGGACGTCGACACCTTCGCCCCCGGGCTCTCCTTCTTCTTCGACGCCCACCTCGACTTCTTCGAGGAGATCGCCAAGTTCCGCGCCGCGCGCCGGATCTGGGCGCGCTGGATGAAGGAGGTCTACGGGGCGAAGACCGACAAGGCGCAGTGGCTCCGCTTCCACACCCAGACCGCCGGTGTCTCCCTCACCGCCCAGCAGCCCTACAACAACGTGGTGCGCACCGCGGTCGAGGCGCTCTCCGCGGTCCTCGGCGGCACCAACTCCCTCCACACCAACGCCCTGGACGAGACCCTGGCGCTCCCCTCCGAGCAGGCCGCCGAGATCGCCCTGCGCACCCAGCAGGTGCTGATGGAGGAGACGGGCGTGGCCAACGTGGCGGACCCGCTGGGCGGTTCCTGGTACGTGGAGCAGCTCACCGACCGCATCGAGGCGGACGCCGAGAAGATCTTCGACCGGATCAAGGAGCGCGGGCTGCGCGCCCACCCGGACGGGAAGCACCCGATCGGTCCGGTCACCTCCGGCATCCTGCGCGGCATCGAGGACGGCTGGTTCACCGGCGAGATCGCCGAGAGCGCCTTCCGGTACCAGCAGGCGCTGGAGAAGGGCGAGAAGAAGGTCGTGGGCGTCAACACCGCCACCGGTTCCGTCACCGGCGACCTGGAGATCCTGCGCGTCAGCCACGAGGTCGAGCGCGAGCAGGTGCGGGTGCTCGGCGACCGCAAGGCGGGGCGCGACGACGCGCGCGTGCGGTCCGCGCTGGACGCGATGCTGGCCGCGGCGCGCGACGGCTCCAACATGATCGGGCCGATGCTGGAGGCGGTCCGCGCCGAGGCGACGCTCGGCGAGATCTGCGGCGTCCTGCGGGACGAGTGGGGCGTCTACACGGAGCCCGCGGGCTTCTGA
- the pyk gene encoding pyruvate kinase, which translates to MRRSKIVCTLGPAVDSYEQLKALIEAGMNVARFNMSHGSHQEHEERYHRVRQASEDTGRAVGVLADLQGPKIRLETFAEGPVELVRGDEFVITTEDVPGDKSICGTTYKGLPGDVSKGDQVLINDGNVELRVVEVEGPRVKTIVVEGGVISDHKGINLPGAAVNVPALSEKDVDDLRFALRMGCDLVALSFVRDADDVKDVHKVMDEVGIRVPVIAKVEKPQAVENMQDVVMAFDGVMVARGDLAVEYPLEKVPMVQKRLIEMCRRNAKPVIVATQMMESMITNSRPTRAEASDVANAILDGADAVMLSAESSVGAYPIETVKTMSKIVTAAEEELLSKGLQPLVPGKKPRTQGGSVARAAAEIADFLDGKALIAFTKSGDTARRLSRYRAQQPILAFTTDAATRSQLALSWGVESFVVPHVDNTDAMVDLVDAELLKLQRYNQGDTMIITAGSPPGVPGSTNMVRVHHLGGDKA; encoded by the coding sequence ATGCGCCGTTCCAAAATCGTTTGCACACTGGGCCCCGCCGTCGACTCCTACGAGCAGCTGAAAGCGCTCATCGAGGCCGGCATGAACGTGGCCCGTTTCAACATGAGCCACGGGTCCCACCAGGAGCACGAGGAGCGGTACCACCGCGTGCGCCAGGCGTCCGAGGACACCGGCCGCGCCGTGGGCGTCCTGGCCGACCTCCAGGGCCCCAAGATCCGGCTGGAGACCTTCGCCGAGGGCCCGGTCGAGCTGGTCCGCGGCGACGAGTTCGTCATCACGACCGAGGACGTGCCCGGCGACAAGTCGATCTGCGGGACGACCTACAAGGGCCTGCCCGGGGACGTCTCCAAGGGCGACCAGGTCCTGATCAACGACGGCAACGTCGAGCTGCGGGTGGTCGAGGTCGAGGGCCCCCGGGTGAAGACCATCGTGGTCGAGGGCGGTGTCATCTCCGACCACAAGGGCATCAACCTGCCCGGTGCCGCGGTCAACGTGCCCGCGCTGTCCGAGAAGGACGTCGACGACCTCCGCTTCGCCCTCCGCATGGGCTGCGACCTGGTCGCCCTCTCCTTCGTCCGCGACGCCGACGACGTCAAGGACGTCCACAAGGTGATGGACGAGGTGGGCATCCGCGTCCCCGTCATCGCCAAGGTGGAGAAGCCGCAGGCCGTCGAGAACATGCAGGACGTCGTGATGGCGTTCGACGGCGTGATGGTGGCCCGCGGCGACCTGGCGGTCGAGTACCCGCTGGAGAAGGTCCCGATGGTGCAGAAGCGCCTCATCGAGATGTGCCGCCGCAACGCCAAGCCGGTGATCGTCGCGACCCAGATGATGGAGTCGATGATCACCAACTCCCGTCCCACCCGCGCCGAGGCGTCCGACGTCGCCAACGCGATCCTGGACGGCGCGGACGCGGTCATGCTCTCCGCCGAGTCCTCCGTGGGCGCCTACCCCATCGAGACGGTCAAGACGATGTCGAAGATCGTCACGGCCGCCGAGGAGGAGCTGCTCTCCAAGGGCCTCCAGCCGCTGGTGCCCGGCAAGAAGCCGCGCACGCAGGGCGGTTCGGTGGCCCGCGCGGCCGCCGAGATCGCGGACTTCCTCGACGGCAAGGCGCTGATCGCCTTCACCAAGTCCGGCGACACCGCCCGCCGGCTGTCGCGCTACCGCGCGCAGCAGCCGATCCTGGCGTTCACCACGGACGCCGCCACCCGCAGCCAGCTCGCGCTGAGCTGGGGCGTCGAGTCCTTCGTGGTCCCCCACGTCGACAACACCGACGCGATGGTGGACCTGGTCGACGCGGAGCTGCTGAAGCTCCAGCGGTACAACCAGGGCGACACCATGATCATCACGGCCGGTTCCCCTCCGGGCGTCCCCGGCAGCACCAACATGGTCCGGGTGCACCACCTCGGCGGCGACAAGGCCTGA
- a CDS encoding TetR/AcrR family transcriptional regulator produces MVSGMPRSTCPEPPRKGRTGRPRSAEADAAILRATRASLVDLGFSKLTMADVAARAGVAKTTLYRRWANKNELVVDAVAVLFDELELPDRGSLASDVEGVVLQFATLLEQPETKTALMGVVAESTCDDALRARIRSAIVERQKRLVVDGRRRAQERGELPREEDPRAADRNTDLVFDVVAGAVVHRVLVSAEPVDEEWARRFTLLLLSGIGALSG; encoded by the coding sequence ATGGTCTCGGGCATGCCCCGCAGCACCTGCCCCGAACCGCCGCGCAAGGGTCGTACCGGCCGGCCCCGCAGCGCCGAGGCGGACGCCGCGATCCTCCGTGCCACCCGGGCGTCGCTGGTGGACCTGGGCTTCTCGAAGCTGACCATGGCCGACGTCGCCGCCCGCGCGGGCGTCGCCAAGACCACCCTGTACCGCCGCTGGGCCAACAAGAACGAACTGGTCGTCGACGCCGTCGCGGTCCTCTTCGACGAACTCGAACTCCCCGACCGGGGCAGCCTGGCGTCCGACGTCGAGGGCGTGGTCCTCCAGTTCGCCACCCTGCTCGAACAGCCGGAGACCAAGACGGCGCTGATGGGCGTCGTCGCGGAGTCCACCTGCGACGACGCGCTGCGCGCACGGATCCGCTCGGCGATCGTCGAGCGGCAGAAGCGGCTGGTGGTCGACGGGCGCAGGCGCGCCCAGGAGCGGGGCGAGCTGCCCCGCGAGGAGGATCCGCGGGCCGCCGACCGCAACACGGACCTGGTGTTCGACGTGGTCGCGGGAGCCGTGGTGCACCGGGTGCTGGTGAGCGCGGAGCCGGTGGACGAGGAGTGGGCACGCCGCTTCACCCTGCTGCTGCTCTCCGGCATCGGCGCGCTCTCCGGCTGA
- a CDS encoding tetratricopeptide repeat protein has translation MQPRNMSMSGVVDLAAVKAAGEAKAKAEQARAEAARQGGGGAVSPASLVIDTDEAGFERDVLQRSTEVPVVIDFWAEWCEPCKQLSPLLDRLAHEYNGRFVLAKIDVDANQMLMQQFGVQGIPAVFAVVAGQALPLFQGAAPEAQIRQTLDQLVQVAEERFGLTGLAVDADGGAAPQDEAPVAGPHDGLLGAAMDALDAGDFDGAVQAYRNVLADDPGNTEAELGLAQAELLGRVAGMDAGAVRKAAADSPADVTAQIAAADLDLVGGHVEDAFGRLVETVRRTAGADRDAARVRLLELFEVVGSDDPRVTAARQALARVLF, from the coding sequence ATGCAGCCAAGGAACATGTCCATGAGCGGCGTCGTCGACCTCGCCGCGGTGAAGGCGGCCGGCGAGGCCAAGGCCAAGGCCGAGCAGGCCCGCGCCGAGGCCGCCCGGCAGGGCGGCGGCGGAGCCGTGTCGCCCGCGAGCCTGGTGATCGACACCGACGAGGCGGGCTTCGAGCGCGACGTCCTGCAGCGCTCCACCGAAGTCCCGGTCGTCATCGACTTCTGGGCCGAGTGGTGCGAGCCCTGCAAGCAGCTCAGCCCGCTGCTCGACCGTCTGGCCCACGAGTACAACGGGCGCTTCGTCCTCGCCAAGATCGACGTGGACGCCAACCAGATGCTGATGCAGCAGTTCGGTGTGCAGGGCATTCCGGCCGTTTTCGCCGTCGTGGCCGGCCAGGCGCTCCCGCTCTTCCAGGGTGCCGCCCCCGAGGCGCAGATCCGCCAGACGCTGGACCAGCTGGTGCAGGTGGCCGAGGAGCGCTTCGGGCTGACCGGGCTCGCCGTCGACGCCGACGGGGGCGCCGCGCCGCAGGACGAGGCCCCGGTCGCGGGCCCGCACGACGGCCTGCTGGGCGCCGCCATGGACGCCCTGGACGCCGGGGACTTCGACGGTGCCGTCCAGGCCTACCGGAACGTCCTCGCGGACGACCCGGGCAACACCGAGGCGGAGCTGGGCCTCGCCCAGGCCGAACTGCTGGGCCGGGTCGCGGGCATGGACGCCGGGGCCGTGCGCAAGGCCGCCGCCGACAGCCCGGCGGACGTCACCGCGCAGATCGCCGCCGCGGACCTCGATCTCGTCGGAGGCCATGTGGAGGACGCCTTCGGCCGGCTGGTGGAGACCGTGCGGCGCACGGCCGGAGCCGACCGGGACGCGGCGCGGGTGCGGCTGCTCGAACTCTTCGAGGTCGTCGGCTCCGACGACCCGCGGGTGACGGCCGCACGCCAGGCGCTGGCGAGGGTCCTGTTCTGA